A stretch of the Pan paniscus chromosome 2, NHGRI_mPanPan1-v2.0_pri, whole genome shotgun sequence genome encodes the following:
- the LOC103783245 gene encoding collagen alpha-1(I) chain gives MGRWETPPWILPGLPYSAWGFPLILPSKPQSLRSSSAPPASGGLSPVKCKGTAEPTGLAVKTGGPEPARATAMAPRGPERGRAGRGPGQNDLAGEEGKKGGEETHRTAGLHREGKMMKEEEEGGGPGAAPHSSRPRVPGPAGADGLGPFPGLGWRGVGGSPSTLLGDRERGYRERGGAVSRLNPETPTPSSPLPQEGGRELWVKPEGGMPEGKGKPGADPLPAPDPTLHLPVTASLTGNGGELLN, from the coding sequence ATGGGGAGGTGGGAAACGCCACCCTGGATTCTTCCAGGCCTCCCCTATTCAGCTTGGGGGTTCCCCCTCATTCTTCCCTCAAAGCCTCAGTCCCTGAGGTCCTCCTCAGCACCCCCCGCTTCTGGCGGCCTGTCCCCCGTGAAGTGTAAAGGCACGGCCGAACCCACCGGCCTTGCCGTGAAGACGGGAGGGCCCGAACCCGCCAGGGCCACGGCGATGGCTCCGAGGGGCCCAGAAAGGGGAAGGGCAGGCCGGGGACCGGGGCAGAATGACCTGGCCggggaagaagggaaaaaaggaggTGAGGAGACGCACCGCACCGCAGGGCTgcacagagaagggaagatgatgaaggaggaggaggagggcggtGGCCCGGGTGCGGCCCCCCACTCCTCCCGCCCCCGGGTCCCCGGGCCGGCGGGGGCGGACGGACTCGGCCCATTCCCAGGTCTGGGCTGGCGGGGGGTTGGGGGATCTCCCTCCACACTACTAGGAGACAGAGAACGAGGGTATCGGGAGCGGGGGGGGGCTGTCTCCCGCCTGAACCCGGAGACCCCGACGCCGTCGTCGCCTCTTCCTCAGGAGGGAGGACGGGAGCTGTGGGTAAAGCCCGAAGGAGGAATGCCTGAAGGTAAGGGGAAGCCCGGGGCAGACCCGCTGCCCGCTCCGGACCCCACTCTCCACCTTCCGGTAACCGCGTCTCTTACCGGTAATGGTGGTGAACTGTTGAATTAA